The following are encoded in a window of Streptomyces sp. 11x1 genomic DNA:
- a CDS encoding IclR family transcriptional regulator: protein MSSASAHTTDSAKSSSGGVQSLERAFDLLERMADAGGEVGLSELSASSGLPLPTIHRLMRTLVVCGYVRQQSNRRYALGPRLIRLGESASRLLGTWARPYLARLVEETGETANMALLDGDEIVYVAQVPSKHSMRMFTEVGRRVLPHSTGVGKALLAGFPADEVRALLARTGMPAATDKTITTPEGFLSALEDVRRLGYAVDDNEQEIGVRCLAVSVPDSPTAAAISISGPAGRVTETATERIVPVLQQVAVELSEALASSGAGS, encoded by the coding sequence ATGTCCAGCGCCAGCGCCCACACGACCGACTCCGCCAAGTCGTCCTCCGGTGGTGTCCAGTCCCTCGAGCGCGCCTTCGATCTGCTGGAGCGGATGGCGGACGCCGGCGGCGAGGTGGGCCTGAGCGAGCTGTCCGCGAGCAGTGGCCTGCCGCTGCCGACGATCCACCGGCTGATGCGGACGCTGGTCGTCTGCGGCTACGTACGCCAGCAGTCCAACCGGCGCTACGCCCTCGGCCCGCGCCTGATCCGCCTCGGCGAGTCCGCGTCCCGGCTGCTCGGCACCTGGGCCCGCCCGTACCTGGCACGTCTCGTCGAGGAGACCGGCGAGACGGCGAACATGGCGCTGCTGGACGGCGACGAGATCGTCTACGTCGCCCAGGTGCCGTCCAAGCACTCGATGCGGATGTTCACCGAGGTGGGCCGCCGCGTCCTCCCCCACTCCACGGGGGTCGGCAAGGCGCTCCTCGCCGGCTTCCCGGCCGACGAGGTGCGCGCGCTGCTGGCCCGTACGGGCATGCCGGCGGCCACGGACAAGACGATCACCACGCCCGAGGGCTTCCTGAGCGCCCTGGAGGACGTCCGCCGGCTGGGGTACGCGGTCGACGACAACGAACAGGAGATCGGCGTCCGCTGCCTCGCCGTCTCCGTCCCGGACTCCCCCACCGCCGCGGCTATTTCGATCTCCGGCCCGGCGGGACGCGTCACGGAGACGGCGACGGAACGAATCGTGCCGGTGCTGCAGCAGGTGGCGGTGGAACTGTCGGAGGCGCTGGCGAGTTCGGGCGCGGGCAGCTGA
- a CDS encoding DUF5955 family protein translates to MLRSLGQRPVTGGDEDPRVAELSSAVSRLRRELAAHPAEFPDRGIAEDELAALAAMAVTGMPEVPRLRRSLLLIAGSIGSVSALAKGLADVRTAVELFGEPPRR, encoded by the coding sequence GTGTTGCGGAGCTTGGGGCAGAGGCCAGTGACCGGCGGTGACGAGGATCCGAGAGTGGCGGAGCTGAGCTCGGCCGTGTCCCGGCTGCGTCGTGAACTGGCCGCGCATCCGGCGGAGTTTCCCGACCGGGGCATAGCGGAGGACGAGCTGGCGGCGCTCGCGGCGATGGCCGTCACCGGGATGCCGGAGGTTCCGCGGTTGCGGCGCTCGCTGTTGCTGATCGCGGGGTCGATCGGGTCGGTGAGTGCGTTGGCGAAGGGGTTGGCGGATGTGCGTACGGCGGTGGAGTTGTTCGGGGAGCCGCCTCGTCGGTGA